One stretch of Marinobacterium iners DNA includes these proteins:
- a CDS encoding LysR substrate-binding domain-containing protein, with protein sequence MADARQFEPKTSTRTFRIALSDLGEFYLLPKLLRDIHIKAPNCKVEVVTTEIEKVEDWLSQERIDLAVGNLSFLKGRTLHKKLFDEHYQCILSTKHTRIRGEPTLDEFLNENHIFISKASGHFYINDYLGERGKQINIALHIPHFSALPGIIPDSDLIACLPSRVAKEFTSPGNLVSFPLPFPTPEFEVSLYWTESTDDPSALRWLCEVAYHALKDI encoded by the coding sequence ATTGCAGATGCTCGTCAGTTTGAGCCCAAGACCTCGACACGAACCTTCCGTATAGCTCTATCTGATCTTGGCGAATTTTATTTATTGCCAAAACTACTAAGAGATATTCATATCAAGGCGCCCAACTGCAAGGTAGAAGTTGTAACTACTGAGATAGAAAAAGTCGAAGATTGGCTCTCACAAGAACGAATTGATTTGGCTGTAGGGAATCTTAGTTTTCTGAAAGGACGAACACTTCATAAGAAACTATTCGATGAACATTATCAATGTATCCTCTCCACAAAACACACTCGGATTCGGGGAGAGCCGACCCTAGACGAATTTCTTAACGAAAATCATATCTTCATTTCAAAAGCAAGCGGGCACTTTTACATCAATGACTATTTGGGTGAACGAGGCAAACAGATAAACATCGCTCTACATATACCTCATTTTTCTGCGCTGCCTGGTATCATCCCTGATAGCGATCTGATAGCTTGCCTACCCAGCCGGGTTGCAAAAGAATTTACCTCACCCGGAAACCTGGTATCTTTTCCTTTACCTTTCCCTACCCCAGAATTTGAAGTATCTCTATACTGGACTGAATCAACTGATGATCCTTCAGCTTTACGCTGGCTCTGCGAAGTCGCCTACCACGCGCTTAAAGATATTTGA
- a CDS encoding TRAP transporter substrate-binding protein, whose amino-acid sequence MSAETTMVVGTWLPPTSVQNSVVWPTWAKWVEEATEGRVKVKVEYDVGHPKSYFQLVEDGVIDAGFSYHGYVPGRFRLPMVAEQPGMGVGAEAASVGLWRVQQKYFQSADEFSGLEVVGMFTHGPGQLMTTIPIERIDDIKGKKIRIGGGVQADIAERLQAAPVSAPATKLYEMMQQGVVDGTLLPVGQQKAQRLAEVTKYLTTIPGGMYMGTFSIFINPDFLADLDPKDREAIMSVSGEKLSALAGKAWEETDYEGLEFAREQGVTIIEHDQNAPFTQDFLKLSEGMDQAWIDSVADLDIDAAAALAELRKIAREYEAQKQE is encoded by the coding sequence GGCGACCGAGGGGCGTGTGAAGGTCAAGGTTGAATACGATGTGGGGCATCCGAAGTCCTATTTCCAGCTGGTTGAAGACGGCGTCATTGATGCCGGTTTCAGCTATCACGGTTATGTGCCAGGACGCTTCAGGCTGCCCATGGTGGCAGAGCAGCCGGGTATGGGGGTGGGTGCCGAGGCGGCCTCCGTTGGGCTTTGGCGTGTACAGCAAAAATACTTTCAGTCTGCAGATGAGTTCTCGGGGCTTGAAGTGGTGGGGATGTTCACCCACGGGCCGGGCCAGCTGATGACGACCATTCCCATTGAACGTATTGACGATATCAAGGGCAAGAAGATCCGTATCGGTGGTGGTGTACAGGCCGATATTGCCGAGCGGCTTCAGGCTGCGCCGGTATCGGCGCCCGCCACAAAGCTGTACGAAATGATGCAGCAGGGCGTGGTGGATGGCACTCTGCTGCCTGTGGGACAGCAGAAAGCACAGCGTCTGGCGGAAGTGACAAAGTATCTGACCACAATCCCCGGCGGGATGTACATGGGTACATTTTCAATCTTCATCAACCCGGACTTCCTGGCTGATCTGGACCCGAAAGACCGTGAAGCGATCATGAGCGTGTCCGGTGAAAAGCTGTCTGCGCTGGCTGGCAAGGCCTGGGAAGAAACCGACTATGAAGGTCTGGAATTCGCGCGAGAGCAGGGTGTAACCATTATTGAACATGACCAAAATGCCCCGTTTACTCAGGATTTCCTGAAGTTGTCCGAGGGCATGGATCAGGCGTGGATCGACAGTGTTGCGGACCTCGACATAGATGCCGCTGCGGCCCTGGCAGAACTGCGTAAAATCGCTCGTGAGTATGAAGCTCAGAAGCAGGAATGA